The genomic segment GAAGCGCTGGGTTATACATGGTGGGGGGAATATGGCCTGCCGGGCCGGCGCTATTGTTTCAAGAGCGATCCGGTGACGGGCCGTCGCCTCGTGCATCTGCATTGCTATGCGGAAGGTTCCTCCGAAATCACCCGCAACCTGGCTTTCCGCGACTATCTGATCGCCCATCCCGACATCGCGCGGGCCTATGATCAGGAGAAGGCCCGTTGCCGCGACCTGCATGCTGGCGATATGCATGACTATAGCGATTGCAAGGATGCCTGGATCAAGCGGATCGAGGCGCAAGCGCTGACCTGGGCCGTGACTAGAGCGAAGGAACTGCGTTGATGCGGATGGCCGCCCTTCTCATCACCCTGCTGGCGGGCCTGTTCGTCCTCACTCCGGGCCAGGCGCAGACAATCCGGGTCGGCGGACAGCCGGTGCAGATCGACGCGCAGACTGTCGATCTCTCCGAACTGACCGTGCTCACCGACATTTCGGCCCTGGCGAAATTGACCGCGGTGAAGAAGCTGCTGATCAACGGCACCGGCATCACCGATCTGTCGCCGCTCGCGTCGCTGCAGACACTGGAGGAGATCGACATTTCCGATACGTCCGTCGAGGACCTGGCGCCGCTGCGGAAACTGCCAAACTTGCGCGCGCTGTTTGCGGCGCGCAGCCGCGTCTATGATCTCAGCCCCCTCGCCAGCCTGCCGCGCTTGAGCACGCTCGACCTGCGCCAGACCCGGCTTGGCGATGCCGACGGATTGCGTCCGTTGGCCAATCTCGAAGCCCTCTGGCTTGCCGATCTGCCGTTGAAAAACATCGCCGCTCTGGCGGAAACGAAGAAGCTGACGACGCTCGATCTGTCGCACAGCAAGGTTTCCGACCTGTCGCCGATTGCCGAAGCGAGCGCGCTGTCGGTCTTGCTGCTGCAAGGGGCGCCGATTGCCGACCTGACGCCGCTGGCGAAGCTGACCAAGCTCACGCGGCTCGATCTCAGCTATACGCAAGTGACGACCCTGGTGCCGCTGACGGCGGCGCAGAGCCTGGAAGACCTGCGTGCCGATGGAACCAGCGTCTATGATCTCGCGCCGCTCAAAAATGCCACGAGCCTGATGGTGCTATCGCTGGCCTTCACGCCGGTCGACGATGTGACACCCTTGGCCGGACTGACGCACTTGAAGAACCTCGTCCTGGCGCGCACCGACATTCAGAGCATCGCCCCGTTGAAGCAACTGGCGCAGCTCTGGTCGCTGGATATCCAGGGCACGCCGGTGCATGATTTCACGCCGCTCCTCACCCTCACCTCCTTGCGACGGCTTTCGATCGGCGAGCCATT from the Beijerinckia sp. 28-YEA-48 genome contains:
- a CDS encoding leucine-rich repeat domain-containing protein codes for the protein MRMAALLITLLAGLFVLTPGQAQTIRVGGQPVQIDAQTVDLSELTVLTDISALAKLTAVKKLLINGTGITDLSPLASLQTLEEIDISDTSVEDLAPLRKLPNLRALFAARSRVYDLSPLASLPRLSTLDLRQTRLGDADGLRPLANLEALWLADLPLKNIAALAETKKLTTLDLSHSKVSDLSPIAEASALSVLLLQGAPIADLTPLAKLTKLTRLDLSYTQVTTLVPLTAAQSLEDLRADGTSVYDLAPLKNATSLMVLSLAFTPVDDVTPLAGLTHLKNLVLARTDIQSIAPLKQLAQLWSLDIQGTPVHDFTPLLTLTSLRRLSIGEPLPKERFGASAPIDINALNLNWLTVDGQKQIQEFLAGPTHIGPR
- a CDS encoding GrpB family protein, with translation MSFKRVVSVSSPVKVELLAHDPAWARDAARESAVLAEALGPVLVAVHHIGSTAIAGIHAKPIIDLIPVVTDLLELDRCRDAVEALGYTWWGEYGLPGRRYCFKSDPVTGRRLVHLHCYAEGSSEITRNLAFRDYLIAHPDIARAYDQEKARCRDLHAGDMHDYSDCKDAWIKRIEAQALTWAVTRAKELR